From a region of the Rhinopithecus roxellana isolate Shanxi Qingling chromosome 8, ASM756505v1, whole genome shotgun sequence genome:
- the LOC104660224 gene encoding LOW QUALITY PROTEIN: olfactory receptor 10R2-like (The sequence of the model RefSeq protein was modified relative to this genomic sequence to represent the inferred CDS: substituted 2 bases at 2 genomic stop codons) — protein sequence MANSSSVTEFLLLDFSSLGKLQLVLFAVFLCLYLIIWSGNIIIISVIHLDHSLHTPMYFFLGVLSILEIFYTIVILPKMLINLFSVLRTLSFVSCATQMFFFIGFAVTNCLLLGVMGYDHYAAICQPLHYTVLMSWRVCGQLVATCIISGFLISVAPTLIFSLPFCGSNKVNHXFCDISPVIXLACADSYINELVIFIFGVLVLVMPLIFICISYGFIVYTILTIPSAEGKQKAFSTCASHLIVVIVHYGCASFVYLWPSAKYTSDKARLVTVTYTIITPLLNPMVYSLKNKDGQLAIQKLIGKSGFSLKTL from the exons ATGGCTAATTCCTCTTCTGTCACTGAGTTCCTACTGCTGGACTTCTCCAGCCTTGGGAAATTGCAGCTTGTCCTCTTTGCGGTCTTTCTCTGCCTCTATTTGATTATATGGAGTGgaaacatcatcatcatctcagTCATTCACTTGGATCACAGCCTCCACACACCCATGTACTTCTTTCTAGGTGTTCTTTCTATCTTGGAAATCTTCTACACAATCGTTATCCTGCCCAAGATGCTTATCAACTTATTCTCTGTACTGAGGACACTCTCCTTTGTAAGTTGTGCCACCCAGATGTTCTTCTTCATTGGTTTTGCTGTCACTAACTGTCTGCTTCTGGGAGTGATGGGTTATGATCATTATGCTGCCATCTGCCAGCCTTTGCACTACACTGTGCTCATGAGCTGGAGAGTATGTGGACAACTGGTAGCAACTTGCATTATTAGTGGCTTCCTAA TTTCTGTGGCTCCAACTTTGATCTTTAGCCTTCCTTTCTGTGGCTCCAACAAGGTCAACCACTAGTTTTGTGATATTTCACCAGTTATCTGACTCGCCTGTGCTGACAGCTACATCAATGAACTGGTCATCTTCATCTTTGGGGTCTTGGTGCTTGTTATGCCCTTGATATTTATCTGCATTTCTTATGGCTTCATTGTCTACACCATCCTGACGATCCCATCAGCTGAAGGCAAGCAAAAAGCCTTCTCCACCTGTGCTTCCCATCTCATTGTAGTCATTGTCCATTATGGTTGTGCTTCCTTTGTCTACTTGTGGCCCTCAGCCAAATATACATCGGACAAAGCTAGGCTGGTGACAGTGACCTATACCATCATCACCCCACTGTTGAACCCCATGGTATACAGCCTCAAGAACAAAGATGGGCAGCTGGCTATTCAGAAACTGATTGGAAAGTCTGGGTTTTCTCTTAAGACTCTATAA